From the Excalfactoria chinensis isolate bCotChi1 chromosome 1, bCotChi1.hap2, whole genome shotgun sequence genome, one window contains:
- the C1H3orf52 gene encoding TPA-induced transmembrane protein, producing the protein MSWLRACYRDRGPHTGTEAMKRQSSDGEHEVIELQEVNGEESTADLKKPLNSQVPATSKERDQWKSCRKIIFWRCKLWMVLTTIFVGLFLVILISLALYSNVYTDEDDYWYTDELLQNYHNFSGKFNLLCGLPHLFSEDITKRITDVYRSSPALGRYFRSAKVDFSNESSTVFYQLEFLVPPPTEEFMENVMNPDFIRNVLLQNIYDEEDTPNPGPSECTRLKLDPASLTSTLKRQ; encoded by the exons ATGAGCTGGCTCCGTGCTTGCTACAGAGACAGAGGtcctcacacaggaacagaagcTATGAAAAGGCAAAGCTCTGATGGGGAGCATGAGGTTATTGAATTGCAAGAAGTTAATGGGGAGGAAAGTACAGCTGATCTTAAGAAGCCTCTAAATTCTCAAGTACCTGCAACCAGCAAG GAGAGAGATCAATGGAAATCTTGTAGGAAGATCATTTTCTGGAGGTGTAAACTATGGATGGTTTTAACTAcaatttttgttggtttgttccTGGTCATTCTCATCAGCCTAGCTCTGTATTCTA ATGTTTACACAGATGAAGATGATTATTGGTATACAGATGAGCTGCTACAGAATTATCACAATTTTTCTGGAAAGTTCAACTTACTGTGTGGTCTTCCACATCttttttctgaagacattaCTAAGAGG ATAACAGATGTCTACCGCTCATCTCCAGCTCTAGGACGCTACTTTAGGTCTGCTAAAGTGGATTTCAG taatgAAAGCTCCACTGTATTTTACCAACTAGAGTTCCTTGTACCGCCACCAACAGAGGAGTTTATGGAGAATGTAATGAACCCAGACTTTATAAGGAATGTTctacttcaaaatatttatgatGAAGAAGATACTCCTAATCCCGGGCCATCTGAATGTACCAGGTTAAAGCTTGACCCAGCTTCTCTCACATCAACAT TGAAAAGGCAGTGA